Proteins co-encoded in one Amaranthus tricolor cultivar Red isolate AtriRed21 chromosome 7, ASM2621246v1, whole genome shotgun sequence genomic window:
- the LOC130817681 gene encoding fatty acid amide hydrolase-like: protein MTLGCWITHMLWFEGKKMGFFRSEGVIYKPVDEIDIGPYSDEVYISPNVKAPRMAGFLVKLFVWILESRIIGMIILYFLKKDNLINKLVSWAELEESPVYVPLHPSEDFPEQEVRCVSSNSNPCQRVQDAVECLPSSENISSEINLSFQRWTIMDYSKAYTSGVLTPSMVAERFIKAVEQSSSTNANMSFFISCDANNILEQAAESTIRHKKGETLSVLDGVPIAIKDEIDCAPYPTTGGTTWLHKFRSCRNDACCVEQLRLCGAILVGKTNMHELGAGTSGINPHYGATRNPYNTNRISGGSSSGSAAVVCAGLCPVALGVDGGGSVRMPAALCGVVGFKPTFGRVPHTGVLPLNWTVGMVGVLSGTVEDALITYAAISGQLLLDQPTVLEPIVKLPMLRTDTFIGDVKLAKYGKWFDDCHADIKLCCSSALNKLQKCYGWEIVEVTIPEIETMRLAHYLTIGSECTAALDHLRQKLASAELGWDARVALSIYGAFNGMEYIKAQKIRNRHMHFYNKILSNTDVIVTPTTGVTAYQIKDDASETGELDYINGAALVRYQIAGNFLGLPAVTVPIGYDAAGLPIGLQFIGRPWAEATLLHIAFAVQAVCKSEYRKPEVFYDLFSTI, encoded by the exons ATGACTTTGGGATGTTGGATCACTCACATGCTTTGgtttgaaggaaaaaaaatgggATTTTTTAGAAGTGAGGGTGTGATTTACAAGCCTGTTGATGAAATTGATATTGGCCCTTATAGTGATGAAGTTTATATTAGCCCAAATGTCAAAG CTCCGCGTATGGCTGGATTTTTGGTTAAACTTTTTGTTTGGATTCTGGAGTCCAGGATAATTGGAATGATTATCTTGTACTTCCTTAAGAAAGATAATTTGATTAATAAG CTTGTTTCATGGGCAGAATTGGAAGAGTCACCTGTATATGTTCCTTTACATCCATCTGAAG ACTTCCCTGAACAAGAAGTAAGATGCGTGAGTTCTAACAGTAACCCATGTCAACGTGTACAAGATGCTGTAGAGTGCCTGCCTTCTTCAGAAAATATTTCAAGTGAGATAAATCTTTCTTTTCAACGCTGGACGATAATGGACTATTCTAAAGCGTATACATCCGGGGTTCTCACTCCAAGCATg GTGGCAGAGAGGTTCATTAAAGCTGTGGAACAATCGTCTAGTACTAACGCCAACATGTCATTCTTTATCAGCTGTGATGCCAACAACATTCTGGAGCAAGCGGCTGAGTCTACTATTCGTCATAAAAAAG GTGAAACACTATCAGTTCTAGATGGAGTGCCAATTGCCATTAAAGATGAGATAGACTGTGCCCCTTATCCAACTACag GAGGTACGACTTGGTTACACAAATTTAGATCCTGCAGAAATGATGCTTGCTGTGTTGAGCAACTGAGGTTATGTGGTGCAATACTTGTTGGGAAGACCAACATGCATGAGCTTGGTGCTGGGACAAGTGGAATAAATCCTCACTATGG GGCTACTCGAAATCCTTACAATACTAACCGGATATCGGGAGGCTCTTCTAGTGGGTCAGCTGCAGTTGTTTGTGcaggattatgtccggttgctCTTGGTGTTGATGGTGGCG GGTCAGTTCGTATGCCTGCAGCTCTTTGTGGGGTTGTTGGTTTCAAGCCTACTTTCGGACGCGTTCCTCATACTGG TGTACTTCCTCTGAATTGGACGGTTGGGATGGTTGGAGTTTTATCTGGCAcagttgaagatgctttgataAC TTATGCAGCTATCAGTGGCCAACTCCTCTTAGATCAACCTACAGTCTTAGAG CCTATAGTTAAATTGCCGATGTTGAGAACAGACACATTCATTGGTGATGTCAAATTGGCCAAATACGGGAAG TGGTTTGATGACTGTCATGCTGATATCAAACTTTGCTGCTCCAGTGCTCTCAATAAGCTTCAGAAGTGTTATGGGTGGGAG ATTGTAGAGGTGACAATACCAGAAATAGAGACAATGCGATTAGCACACTATCTAACAATCGGATCTGAGTGCACTGCTGCTCTTGACCATCTTCGACAGAAGCT GGCCTCTGCAGAACTTGGATGGGATGCAAGAGTTGCACTTTCGATATATGGTGCCTTTAATGGCATGGAATACATCAAAGCTCAGAAAATCAG GAACCGACATATGCATTTCTATAACAAGATATTATCCAACACCGATGTTATTGTTACTCCTACAACTGG TGTAACTGCATACCAGATCAAAGACGATGCTTCAGAAACCGGTGAACTCGATTACATTAATGGAG CTGCACTGGTACGGTATCAAATAGCAGGAAATTTTCTTGGTCTGCCTGCTGTAACTGTGCCG ATTGGATATGATGCAGCAGGGCTGCCTATCGGGCTTCAGTTTATCGGAAGACCATGGGCTGAAGCAACTCTATTACACATAGCTTTCGCAGTCCAG GCTGTTTGCAAATCAGAGTACAGGAAGCCAGAAGTTTTTTATGATCTTTTCAGCACAATATGA